In the genome of Candidatus Microbacterium phytovorans, one region contains:
- a CDS encoding HAD-IIA family hydrolase: MALFSRARPTPLEGVDLLLADLDGVVYAGPGAIPHAVESLNRAAEARPLGYITNNASRRDATVAGHLRDLGLGTEPQDVVTSPQAAVRLLRDRVPAGALVLVVGGDGLVYELEKAGFRVTRSADDGPAAVVQGFAPDVGWSQLAEAAYALALPEDEGGIPWIATNTDWTIPQARGIAPGNGTLVSAVHTAVGRLAVVAGKPERPIFDEAVARFAADSPLFIGDRLDTDIAGAQTAGMASALVLTGIDRPKHLLAAPSHSRPDFILSDLRELHEPYPETVVKGDVTTVGGASVRIDGADVHIVTEGDRPVDLVRAGTAAIWSTGRAIYGFRVPERLYADPFHRP, encoded by the coding sequence ATGGCGCTGTTCTCGCGTGCACGACCGACACCGCTCGAAGGCGTCGATCTGCTCCTGGCGGACCTGGACGGTGTCGTTTACGCCGGTCCGGGTGCGATCCCGCACGCGGTTGAGAGCCTGAACCGGGCAGCGGAGGCGCGCCCTCTGGGCTACATCACGAACAATGCGTCACGACGAGACGCAACCGTGGCCGGCCACCTCCGTGATCTCGGCCTCGGCACCGAACCGCAGGACGTCGTCACCAGTCCCCAAGCCGCGGTGCGTTTGCTGCGCGATCGCGTGCCCGCAGGGGCGCTCGTGCTCGTGGTCGGCGGCGACGGCTTGGTCTACGAGCTCGAGAAGGCCGGCTTCCGTGTGACCCGAAGCGCCGACGACGGCCCCGCCGCGGTGGTCCAGGGGTTCGCACCCGACGTCGGCTGGTCGCAGCTCGCGGAAGCCGCGTACGCGTTGGCACTGCCCGAAGACGAGGGTGGCATCCCCTGGATCGCCACGAACACCGACTGGACGATCCCGCAGGCGCGCGGCATCGCGCCGGGCAACGGCACGCTGGTGTCGGCGGTGCACACCGCGGTCGGCCGTCTGGCCGTCGTGGCAGGAAAGCCCGAGCGTCCGATCTTCGACGAAGCCGTCGCCCGGTTCGCCGCCGACAGCCCCCTCTTCATCGGCGATCGGCTCGACACCGACATCGCCGGCGCCCAGACTGCCGGGATGGCATCCGCCCTCGTCCTCACCGGCATCGACCGACCCAAGCATCTTCTTGCCGCGCCCAGCCACTCGCGACCCGACTTCATCCTGTCGGACCTCCGCGAACTCCACGAGCCCTACCCGGAAACCGTGGTCAAGGGCGACGTGACCACCGTCGGCGGCGCCTCCGTACGCATCGACGGCGCCGACGTGCACATCGTCACCGAAGGCGACCGACCTGTCGACCTCGTGCGCGCGGGAACAGCGGCGATCTGGTCCACCGGGCGTGCCATCTACGGATTCCGCGTGCCGGAACGGCTCTACGCCGATCCATTCCACCGTCCCTGA
- a CDS encoding TlyA family RNA methyltransferase, with the protein MSGRLDATVAARGLARSRTHATQLIEAGLVTVDGVGVVKPSAKVAEDARIEVAASDHYVSRAAHKLIAGLAAFEIAVDGRVALDMGASTGGFTQVLRERGAAPVVAVDVGHGQLSPLIADDPDVVSVEGFNVRHMTTAALAEAAGFDVRPEIVTGDLSFISLAHVLPAVAAVLDPGGDVVLLIKPQFEVGRTGVREGVVTDPGKRADAVAGVLWSAWDAGLGTFGVIASPIVGTHGNAEYLAHFRRREDGSDHGNPTEWLSTVNRLAGA; encoded by the coding sequence ATGAGCGGTCGGCTGGACGCCACGGTCGCTGCCCGAGGGCTCGCACGTTCGCGCACGCACGCGACGCAGCTCATCGAGGCGGGACTGGTTACCGTCGACGGCGTGGGGGTGGTCAAGCCGTCCGCGAAGGTCGCCGAGGATGCACGGATCGAGGTCGCGGCATCCGATCATTACGTCAGCCGCGCCGCACACAAGCTGATCGCCGGCCTCGCCGCCTTCGAGATCGCCGTCGACGGGAGAGTTGCGCTGGACATGGGCGCCTCCACGGGCGGGTTCACGCAGGTGCTCCGCGAGCGCGGGGCGGCGCCGGTCGTCGCGGTCGACGTCGGTCACGGCCAGTTGTCGCCGCTGATCGCCGACGACCCCGACGTGGTGTCGGTCGAGGGGTTCAACGTGCGGCACATGACGACCGCCGCCCTCGCCGAGGCCGCGGGGTTCGACGTGCGCCCCGAGATCGTCACGGGCGACCTGTCCTTCATCTCGCTCGCGCACGTGCTCCCCGCCGTCGCCGCCGTCCTCGACCCCGGAGGCGACGTCGTCCTGCTGATCAAGCCGCAGTTCGAGGTGGGCCGGACGGGCGTGCGCGAAGGCGTCGTGACCGACCCCGGGAAGCGCGCCGACGCTGTCGCCGGAGTGCTCTGGTCCGCGTGGGATGCCGGCCTCGGCACGTTCGGGGTGATCGCGTCGCCGATCGTCGGCACACACGGCAACGCAGAGTATCTCGCCCATTTCCGGAGGCGAGAAGACGGCTCGGACCACGGCAATCCGACAGAATGGTTGAGCACCGTGAACCGACTGGCGGGAGCCTGA
- a CDS encoding NAD kinase — protein MTTRDILVVAHAHRADTIAAAARVVSALSSAGARPVLPGDDDALVDALRSVGGFAVLGAEVTIDQIELAIVLGGDGTILRAAEIVREGTAPVLGINMGHVGFLAEIEAEDLDEAIRRVIDREYTVEERMALSVRVKDTDGSVIYETWALNEATVEKASRERMMEVVIEVDGRPLSTFGCDGMVVATPTGSTAYNFSAGGPVIWPTVEAIAVVPLSAHALFARPLVVGPEAAVAIEVLARTYGTGILWCDGRRSHDLPPGARVVVRRSSRPVRLARLHPASFTDRLVRKFRLPVAGWRGPAGTVMEAE, from the coding sequence ATGACCACTCGCGACATCCTCGTCGTCGCCCATGCGCACCGGGCCGACACGATCGCCGCCGCCGCGCGCGTCGTGTCCGCGCTGTCGTCGGCCGGTGCCCGTCCGGTGCTTCCCGGCGACGACGACGCACTGGTCGATGCGCTGCGCAGCGTCGGCGGATTCGCCGTGCTCGGTGCCGAGGTGACGATCGATCAGATCGAGCTCGCCATCGTCCTCGGCGGCGACGGCACGATCCTGCGCGCGGCGGAGATCGTCCGCGAGGGCACGGCGCCGGTGCTGGGAATCAACATGGGCCATGTCGGGTTCCTCGCCGAAATCGAAGCCGAAGACCTCGACGAAGCGATCCGTCGCGTGATCGACCGCGAGTACACGGTCGAAGAGCGTATGGCGCTGTCGGTGCGGGTCAAGGACACCGACGGGTCGGTCATCTACGAGACGTGGGCACTCAACGAGGCGACGGTCGAGAAGGCGTCGCGTGAGCGCATGATGGAGGTCGTGATCGAAGTCGACGGCAGGCCGCTGTCGACGTTCGGTTGCGACGGCATGGTCGTCGCAACCCCGACGGGCTCCACCGCGTACAACTTCTCCGCGGGAGGGCCCGTCATCTGGCCCACCGTGGAGGCCATCGCCGTGGTGCCGCTGTCGGCGCACGCCCTGTTCGCCCGTCCTCTCGTCGTCGGCCCCGAAGCGGCCGTCGCGATCGAGGTGCTCGCGCGCACGTACGGCACCGGCATCCTGTGGTGCGATGGCCGCCGCTCCCACGATCTGCCGCCCGGTGCGCGGGTCGTCGTGCGTCGCTCGAGCCGTCCGGTGCGCCTCGCGCGTCTCCACCCGGCATCGTTCACAGACCGACTGGTGCGCAAGTTCCGACTTCCGGTCGCGGGTTGGCGGGGTCCCGCCGGCACGGTCATGGAGGCCGAGTGA
- the recN gene encoding DNA repair protein RecN produces MIEQMRLRDLGVIADATLPIGPGFTAITGETGAGKTMVVTGLGLLLGQRADSGAVRSGAAQASVEGVWIVPDGGRVAERVREAGGDVEPVGAGRAELYLGRTISAEGRGRATVGGRTAPAGVLADLADDLVVVHGQSDQLRLRSGAAQRDALDRFAGAPVADALDEYRSTFARVREIAAELDRLTAHRDERSREAEELRTALAEIEMLEPQPDEDLDLARRAERLANVEELRWAAATAHDALANDDDRPDAAGLLSEARRALERSSSSDPRLAALADQVAELGYRAADLAAELGGYVADLDEAGPQELAAVEERRAALGALIRRHGSLAAAIDLQQTGSARLLELDDDGDRVERLASEHAAAASALDDAAARLTRARGDAATRLSSAVTEELRHLALPDARVQVAVEPGAESASGRDDVTILLAPHPGADPRPVARGASGGELSRVMLAIEVVIASTDPVPTFVFDEVDAGIGGAAAIEVGRRLAQLARSSQVIAVTHLAQVAAFAGNHLSVVKSGDGSVTASSVRRLDGAEREAEMARLLSGLADSDTALEHARELLSLGAATA; encoded by the coding sequence GTGATCGAGCAGATGAGACTGCGCGATCTGGGCGTCATCGCCGATGCGACGCTTCCGATCGGCCCCGGCTTCACCGCGATCACGGGTGAGACGGGGGCGGGCAAGACGATGGTCGTGACGGGCCTCGGTCTGCTCCTCGGCCAGCGCGCCGACTCCGGCGCCGTGCGCTCGGGAGCCGCCCAGGCATCCGTCGAAGGGGTTTGGATCGTCCCCGACGGTGGGCGCGTCGCGGAGCGAGTGCGCGAAGCCGGGGGAGACGTCGAGCCGGTCGGTGCGGGACGCGCCGAACTCTACCTCGGACGCACGATCTCGGCGGAAGGGCGTGGCCGCGCCACCGTCGGAGGCCGCACGGCCCCCGCGGGCGTGCTGGCCGACCTCGCCGACGATCTCGTCGTCGTCCACGGACAGTCCGATCAGCTCCGCCTGCGCAGTGGCGCAGCGCAGCGCGACGCCCTCGACCGCTTCGCGGGAGCGCCCGTCGCCGACGCGCTCGACGAATACCGGTCGACGTTCGCACGGGTGCGCGAGATCGCCGCCGAACTCGACCGGCTCACCGCGCACCGCGACGAGCGGTCCCGCGAGGCGGAAGAGTTGCGCACGGCGCTCGCGGAGATCGAGATGCTCGAACCGCAGCCCGACGAGGACCTCGACCTGGCCCGCCGCGCCGAGCGACTGGCCAACGTCGAGGAGCTGCGGTGGGCTGCCGCGACGGCGCACGATGCCCTGGCCAACGACGATGACCGACCGGATGCCGCGGGCCTTCTCAGCGAGGCGAGGCGAGCGCTGGAGCGTTCCTCGTCGAGCGATCCTCGGCTTGCGGCGCTCGCCGATCAGGTGGCGGAACTGGGCTACCGGGCCGCCGACCTCGCGGCGGAGCTCGGGGGCTACGTCGCCGACCTCGACGAGGCGGGACCGCAGGAGCTCGCGGCCGTCGAGGAGCGCCGTGCGGCGCTGGGCGCGCTGATTCGCAGGCACGGGTCGCTCGCCGCCGCGATCGACCTTCAGCAGACCGGGTCTGCGCGCCTGCTCGAGCTGGACGACGACGGCGACCGCGTGGAACGTTTGGCGAGTGAGCACGCCGCTGCGGCATCCGCCTTGGATGATGCTGCAGCGAGACTGACGCGCGCCCGCGGGGACGCAGCGACGCGGTTGAGCTCCGCCGTCACGGAAGAACTCCGACACCTCGCCCTTCCCGACGCCCGCGTGCAGGTGGCGGTCGAGCCGGGGGCGGAGAGCGCGTCGGGCCGTGACGACGTCACGATCCTCCTCGCGCCGCATCCGGGCGCCGATCCGAGGCCCGTCGCCCGGGGTGCGTCCGGTGGGGAGCTCAGCCGAGTGATGCTCGCGATCGAGGTCGTCATCGCGAGCACCGACCCCGTTCCCACGTTCGTGTTCGACGAGGTGGATGCCGGGATCGGCGGCGCTGCGGCGATCGAGGTGGGTCGCCGCCTGGCTCAACTCGCGCGATCGAGTCAGGTGATCGCCGTCACCCACCTCGCCCAGGTCGCGGCCTTCGCCGGCAATCATCTCAGCGTCGTGAAGTCCGGTGACGGATCGGTCACCGCCTCCAGCGTCCGCCGCCTGGACGGCGCCGAGCGCGAGGCCGAGATGGCGCGGCTGCTGTCGGGACTGGCCGATTCGGACACCGCACTCGAACACGCACGGGAGCTCTTGAGCCTCGGTGCCGCAACGGCCTGA
- a CDS encoding CTP synthase — protein sequence MTDTSDAGIISNDTTKHIFVTGGVVSSLGKGLTAASLGNLLTARGLRVVMQKLDPYLNVDPGTMNPFQHGEVFVTDDGAETDLDIGHYERFLDIELSQAANVTTGQIYSQVIARERRGEYLGDTVQVIPHITDEIKRRMRLQADESPKPDVIITEIGGTVGDIESQPFIESARQIRHELGRKNVFFVHVSLVPFMGASGEQKTKPTQHSVAALRSIGIQPDALVLRSDRPVTESNKRKIALMCDVDEDAVVNAVDVPSIYDIPSMLNEQGLDAYIVDKLGLAKAADVDWTRWGKVLQAVHNPKHEVTIGLVGKYIDLPDAYLSVTEALKAGGFAQETKVQVTWIPSDLCETPEGAEKALAPLDGIVVPGGFGIRGIEGKLGALKFAREQGIPTLGICLGLQCMVIEYARNVAGLAGASSSEFDPDTEFPVIATMAEQVDILAGGDLGGTMRLGLYEAELAEGSLAAEVYGATRASERHRHRYEVNNKYRDQIAAAGFSFSGLSPDRNLVEYVELPRDVHPYYIATQAHPELRSRPTEANPLFRGLIAAALERHRASELFDDEPYVTAADA from the coding sequence GTGACGGACACTTCAGACGCGGGCATCATTTCGAACGACACCACCAAGCACATCTTCGTGACGGGCGGTGTCGTTTCCTCGTTGGGCAAGGGTCTGACGGCCGCTAGTCTCGGCAACCTGCTGACGGCGCGCGGGCTTCGCGTTGTCATGCAGAAGCTCGACCCGTACCTCAACGTCGATCCGGGAACGATGAACCCGTTCCAGCACGGCGAGGTGTTCGTGACGGACGACGGCGCCGAGACCGATCTCGACATCGGCCACTACGAGCGCTTCCTCGACATCGAGCTCAGCCAGGCCGCGAACGTCACGACGGGTCAGATCTACTCGCAGGTCATCGCGCGCGAGCGGCGCGGGGAGTACCTGGGCGACACCGTTCAGGTGATTCCGCACATCACCGACGAGATCAAGCGCCGCATGCGTCTCCAGGCCGACGAGTCGCCGAAGCCCGACGTGATCATCACCGAGATCGGAGGCACGGTCGGCGACATCGAATCGCAGCCGTTCATCGAATCGGCCCGCCAGATCCGCCACGAACTCGGCCGCAAGAACGTCTTCTTCGTCCACGTCTCGCTCGTGCCGTTCATGGGCGCCTCCGGCGAGCAGAAGACGAAGCCGACGCAGCACTCCGTCGCCGCGCTCCGCTCCATCGGCATCCAGCCCGACGCGCTCGTGCTGCGCAGCGACCGGCCCGTCACCGAGTCGAACAAGCGCAAGATCGCCCTCATGTGCGACGTGGACGAGGATGCCGTCGTCAACGCGGTCGATGTCCCGAGCATCTACGACATTCCGTCGATGCTGAACGAGCAGGGCCTCGACGCCTACATCGTCGACAAGCTCGGGCTGGCGAAGGCCGCCGACGTCGACTGGACGCGGTGGGGGAAGGTGCTGCAGGCCGTCCACAACCCGAAGCACGAAGTGACGATCGGCCTGGTCGGCAAGTACATCGACCTCCCGGACGCGTACCTGTCGGTGACCGAGGCGCTGAAGGCCGGTGGGTTCGCCCAGGAGACGAAGGTCCAGGTCACCTGGATCCCGTCCGACCTGTGCGAGACCCCCGAGGGAGCCGAGAAGGCGCTCGCTCCGCTCGACGGGATCGTGGTGCCCGGTGGCTTCGGCATCCGGGGCATCGAAGGCAAGCTCGGCGCGCTGAAGTTCGCCCGCGAACAGGGCATCCCCACGCTCGGCATCTGTCTGGGCCTGCAGTGCATGGTGATCGAGTACGCGCGCAACGTCGCCGGATTGGCCGGCGCGTCGTCGAGTGAGTTCGACCCGGACACCGAGTTCCCCGTCATCGCGACGATGGCCGAACAGGTCGACATCCTCGCCGGCGGCGACCTGGGCGGCACGATGCGTCTCGGGCTGTACGAGGCGGAGCTGGCCGAGGGCTCGCTCGCGGCGGAGGTGTACGGTGCGACCCGCGCATCGGAGCGGCACCGTCACCGCTACGAGGTCAACAACAAGTACCGCGACCAGATCGCGGCGGCGGGGTTCTCGTTCTCGGGACTGTCGCCGGATCGGAACCTCGTCGAGTACGTGGAACTGCCGCGCGACGTGCACCCGTACTACATCGCGACGCAGGCGCACCCGGAACTGCGGTCTCGGCCGACGGAAGCGAATCCGCTGTTCCGCGGGCTGATCGCGGCGGCGCTCGAGCGGCACCGCGCGAGCGAGCTGTTCGACGACGAGCCCTACGTCACCGCTGCCGATGCGTGA
- a CDS encoding NUDIX hydrolase → MRDARATAAITSLADEPVTAEVVASDLVYRGRVWDVRSDTVRYGDDEIVRQYVAHPGAVAIVAIDDQERVALIQQYRHPIRHRDWEIPAGLLDIAGEPPIDTARRELAEEVDLVAASVEPLLSIFTTPGGNDEIVHIFLARGLSPAPHTHDREQEEADIRLEWVPLTDAVDAVLAGRMRNGILAAGVMAAAERARRSAQG, encoded by the coding sequence ATGCGTGACGCGCGTGCAACCGCGGCGATCACGTCGCTCGCCGACGAGCCGGTGACCGCCGAGGTCGTGGCGAGCGACCTCGTCTACCGGGGGCGCGTGTGGGACGTCCGCAGCGACACCGTCCGCTACGGCGACGACGAGATCGTACGCCAGTACGTCGCGCATCCCGGCGCGGTCGCCATCGTCGCGATCGACGACCAGGAACGTGTGGCGCTCATCCAGCAGTACCGTCACCCCATCCGCCATCGTGACTGGGAGATCCCCGCCGGCCTCCTCGACATCGCGGGAGAACCGCCGATCGACACGGCACGCAGGGAACTCGCCGAAGAGGTCGACCTGGTCGCCGCGTCGGTCGAACCGCTGCTCAGCATCTTCACGACGCCCGGCGGCAACGACGAGATCGTGCACATCTTCCTCGCCCGCGGCCTGTCACCGGCGCCTCACACGCACGACCGCGAGCAGGAGGAGGCCGACATCCGACTGGAGTGGGTGCCGCTCACGGATGCCGTCGACGCGGTGCTGGCCGGACGCATGCGCAACGGCATCCTGGCGGCCGGGGTGATGGCGGCGGCGGAGCGGGCCCGGCGGTCCGCGCAGGGCTGA
- the xerD gene encoding site-specific tyrosine recombinase XerD: MRLSRAVETYLRHVTIERGLSDHTVSAYRRDLAVYLAWLAEQGVDDTDGVTAALVVAFAADRASAQPPPAATSLARLQSSVRGFHRFLAREGVTVDDPTGRLRPPKTPQRLPKALTIDQVEALLDGAGPAPTTGGEAPGAGATTAVAVETGEAGLVRLRDRALLELLYATGARVSEIIQLDVDDLAHGDVLRVRGKGSKERIVPVGSYARAAVDAYLARVRPELSRRGKATPRLFLGARGAPLSRQSAWLVIQQAAERAALTAHVSPHTLRHSFATHLLQGGADVRVVQELLGHASVATTQIYTHVTVDALRDVYVTAHPRAR; this comes from the coding sequence ATGAGGCTCTCCCGCGCGGTCGAGACGTATCTGCGTCACGTGACGATCGAGCGCGGGCTGTCGGATCACACGGTCTCGGCGTATCGCCGCGACCTCGCGGTGTACCTGGCGTGGCTCGCCGAGCAGGGCGTCGACGACACCGACGGCGTCACCGCGGCGCTCGTGGTCGCGTTCGCCGCCGATCGCGCGTCCGCGCAGCCGCCCCCGGCGGCGACGTCCCTCGCGCGGCTGCAGTCCTCCGTGCGCGGATTCCACCGATTCCTCGCCCGCGAAGGAGTGACCGTCGACGACCCGACGGGTCGCCTCCGTCCGCCGAAGACACCGCAGCGGCTTCCGAAGGCCCTGACCATCGATCAGGTCGAGGCGCTGCTCGACGGCGCAGGCCCGGCGCCCACGACCGGGGGAGAGGCGCCCGGTGCCGGGGCGACGACTGCTGTCGCGGTCGAGACGGGGGAAGCCGGTCTCGTGCGTCTGCGGGACAGGGCGCTGCTGGAGCTCCTGTACGCGACGGGTGCGCGGGTGTCGGAGATCATCCAGCTGGATGTCGACGACCTCGCCCACGGCGATGTGCTGCGCGTGCGCGGCAAGGGGTCGAAGGAGCGGATCGTTCCCGTCGGATCGTATGCGCGCGCGGCCGTGGACGCCTACCTCGCCCGTGTGCGGCCCGAACTGTCGCGGCGGGGGAAGGCGACACCGCGGCTCTTCCTCGGCGCTCGCGGCGCTCCGCTGTCGCGTCAGAGCGCGTGGCTCGTGATCCAGCAGGCGGCCGAGCGCGCGGCGCTCACCGCTCACGTCTCGCCACACACCCTCCGGCACTCCTTCGCGACGCATCTCCTTCAGGGCGGCGCAGACGTGCGCGTCGTGCAGGAGCTCCTCGGGCACGCTTCGGTGGCGACGACGCAGATCTACACGCACGTGACCGTCGATGCGCTCCGCGACGTGTACGTCACCGCACACCCGCGAGCGCGCTGA
- a CDS encoding vitamin K epoxide reductase family protein — MTVPTEGPRRPGRALSIFWIAAGVAGWIVSFLLYLEYIGQLTGADAIISCDISPIVTCGPNLLSPGGNLLGFSNSLIGIVLFLGPVFAGVSALAARDGLADWYWRTFAVFVTGAFLFVHLLAYRSVFEYGSLCPWCMVVWLVTIPLFWTVAGWTLRAGVWGNAPRRAGRWLLSWLPVVVLLDYLVIAVAAQLRLDVLGSL, encoded by the coding sequence GTGACCGTCCCCACCGAAGGCCCCCGCCGCCCGGGCCGTGCCCTGTCGATCTTCTGGATCGCGGCGGGCGTAGCGGGGTGGATCGTGTCGTTCCTGCTCTACCTGGAGTACATCGGTCAGCTGACGGGGGCCGATGCGATCATCTCGTGCGACATCAGCCCCATCGTCACCTGCGGACCCAACCTGCTCTCGCCGGGCGGGAACCTGCTCGGCTTCAGCAACTCGCTCATCGGTATCGTGCTGTTCCTCGGCCCTGTTTTCGCGGGTGTGAGCGCGCTCGCCGCGCGAGACGGGCTCGCGGACTGGTACTGGCGCACCTTCGCCGTCTTCGTGACGGGGGCGTTCCTGTTCGTGCATCTCCTCGCCTACCGCAGTGTGTTCGAGTACGGATCGCTGTGCCCGTGGTGCATGGTCGTCTGGCTCGTCACGATCCCCCTGTTCTGGACGGTCGCGGGGTGGACCCTGCGCGCCGGGGTGTGGGGGAACGCGCCGCGGCGAGCGGGCCGCTGGCTGCTGTCGTGGCTGCCGGTGGTCGTGCTGCTGGACTACCTCGTGATCGCCGTCGCGGCGCAGCTGCGACTCGACGTGCTGGGCAGCCTGTAG